In one window of Sphingomonas glaciei DNA:
- a CDS encoding NAD(P)H-dependent flavin oxidoreductase: MARGADFLGTRYAIMGGAMSWVSERNLVAAISNAGGFGVIACGAMNPELLDTEIAETKKRTDKPFGVNLITMHPQLTELIEMCGRHRVGHIVLAGGLPPSGAIDRIKATGAKLIAFAPALSLAKKLMRSGADAIVIEGMEAGGHIGPVSTTVLAQEILPHMAEQIPVFLAGGIGRGEAIAAYLEMGAAGVQLGTRFVCATESIAHANFKKAFIRASARDAVPSIQIDPRLPVIPVRALKNKETERFAAKQREIAEQLDGKALEMAEAQLQIEHYWAGALRRAVIDGDVETGSVMAGQSVGMVTGEQPTAAIIAELVGEAEAALERRS, encoded by the coding sequence ATGGCGCGCGGCGCCGACTTCCTTGGCACCCGCTACGCGATCATGGGCGGGGCGATGAGCTGGGTCAGCGAGCGCAACCTGGTGGCGGCGATCAGCAACGCCGGCGGGTTCGGCGTGATCGCCTGCGGGGCGATGAACCCGGAGCTGCTCGACACCGAGATCGCCGAGACGAAAAAGCGGACCGACAAGCCGTTCGGGGTCAACCTCATCACCATGCACCCGCAGCTGACCGAGCTGATCGAGATGTGCGGACGGCACCGGGTCGGACACATCGTCCTGGCCGGCGGCCTGCCACCCAGCGGGGCGATCGACCGGATCAAGGCGACCGGCGCCAAGCTGATCGCCTTTGCCCCGGCGCTGAGCCTGGCCAAGAAATTGATGCGCTCGGGCGCCGACGCCATCGTGATCGAGGGAATGGAAGCGGGCGGTCACATCGGCCCGGTGTCGACCACCGTGCTGGCGCAGGAAATCCTGCCGCACATGGCCGAGCAGATCCCGGTATTCCTGGCCGGCGGGATCGGCCGAGGCGAGGCGATCGCGGCCTATCTGGAGATGGGGGCGGCGGGCGTCCAGCTCGGCACCCGGTTCGTGTGCGCCACCGAGAGCATCGCCCATGCCAACTTCAAGAAAGCCTTCATCCGCGCCAGTGCGCGCGATGCGGTGCCGAGCATCCAGATCGATCCGCGCCTGCCGGTGATCCCGGTCCGCGCCTTGAAGAACAAGGAAACCGAGCGCTTCGCCGCCAAGCAGCGCGAGATCGCCGAGCAGCTCGACGGCAAGGCGCTGGAGATGGCCGAGGCGCAGTTGCAGATCGAGCATTACTGGGCTGGCGCGCTGCGCCGCGCGGTGATCGACGGCGACGTCGAGACCGGCAGCGTGATGGCCGGCCAGTCGGTCGGCATGGTCACCGGGGAACAGCCGACCGCCGCCATCATCGCCGAGCTAGTCGGTGAGGCGGAGGCCGCGCTCGAGCGACGGTCCTGA
- a CDS encoding J domain-containing protein, with translation MTNHYRTLGVDPQAETVVIRGAYLALIRRYHPDKGGEEADPARAQAVTAAWDVLRDPERRAAYDETRQARFQPEGGSVVGPAVLSTRARVRGGAAGRNLFLLLAAGTIGLGWWALGQPQLAPPVTAAAPPIRVAEAARPEPAVRPVDDELSARRQADVEEEQPPLPDVTREPEVEAQVVLPPLPVKDPVRMPVRTADNQPTVRRATALERTEMAARVPTKALSRPAAKAAAAPAPARPSIDLAPLERHLKLLTDQSLRYGTEAKRSRLTATREQFVARLGRCDSEGCKRDTYLRRNAEIGEIMRN, from the coding sequence ATGACCAATCATTACCGAACCCTCGGGGTCGACCCGCAGGCCGAAACGGTGGTGATCCGCGGCGCCTACTTGGCGCTGATCCGTCGCTATCACCCGGACAAGGGCGGCGAGGAGGCCGATCCTGCCCGAGCCCAGGCGGTGACCGCGGCGTGGGACGTGCTGCGCGATCCCGAGCGGCGGGCAGCCTATGACGAGACTCGGCAGGCGCGCTTTCAGCCGGAGGGCGGAAGCGTCGTTGGTCCGGCCGTGCTCAGCACCCGGGCCCGGGTGCGCGGCGGGGCGGCGGGGCGCAACCTGTTCCTGCTGCTTGCCGCCGGGACGATCGGGCTCGGCTGGTGGGCGCTGGGCCAGCCGCAGCTTGCCCCGCCGGTCACGGCCGCTGCGCCGCCGATCCGAGTGGCCGAAGCCGCTCGGCCCGAACCTGCGGTTAGGCCGGTGGACGACGAACTTTCCGCGCGGCGACAGGCCGACGTCGAGGAAGAGCAGCCTCCGCTTCCCGACGTCACCCGCGAGCCCGAGGTCGAGGCGCAAGTCGTCCTGCCGCCCTTGCCGGTGAAGGATCCGGTGCGGATGCCCGTGCGGACCGCCGACAATCAGCCGACGGTCCGCCGGGCCACTGCCCTCGAGCGAACCGAGATGGCGGCCAGGGTGCCGACCAAGGCATTGTCCCGTCCGGCTGCGAAGGCCGCCGCGGCACCGGCACCGGCACGGCCGAGCATCGACCTGGCCCCGCTCGAACGGCATCTGAAGCTGTTGACCGACCAGAGCCTGCGCTACGGCACCGAGGCAAAGCGCAGCCGGCTGACCGCCACGCGCGAACAATTCGTCGCCCGGCTGGGCCGCTGCGATAGCGAGGGCTGCAAGCGCGACACCTATCTCCGCCGCAACGCCGAAATCGGCGAGATCATGCGCAATTGA